CGTCCACGTCGGGCGGTTTTCGCGTGTAAGACGGGTGCCAACATGGCCGGCCGTCTTACCGGGGGAACATAAAATATGGAGCGTGTGACACTTCGCATCCCGAAACAGCAGATCGAGGAGGTCGAACAGATGGTCGAGACCGGCCAGTTCCCGAACCGCTCGGAGGCGATCCGATCGGCGGTGCGGGAGATGATAAACGAAAACGACGGCGAAGCCGACTCGCGTCGCCGGAACCACAACTGGGCGAAGGTGTAGACGATGCAGGATATCGTCAAAGACGCGATGGAGAACGCCCGGATCGAGCAGCGCGAGATGGACGACGCCATGGACGACGAGGACTTCGGAGATCCCCGGATCGTCATCGTCGGCTGTGGCGGCGCCGGAAACAACACGGTGAACCGACTGTACAACATCGGCGTCGACGGCGCCGACACCGTGGCGATCAACACGGACAAACAGCACCTCAAGATGATTGAGGCCGACACGAAGATCCTCGTCGGCAAATCCCTGACGGCCGGGCTCGGCGCGGGTGGCGACCCCGACGTGGGCGAGCGCGCGACCGAAATGGCTCAGGGCACGATCAAGGAGGTACTCGGCGACGCCGACCTGGTGTTCGTCACCGCCGGCATGGGTGGCGGCACCGGGACCGGCGCGGCGCCGGTCGTCTCGAAGATCGCCAAAGACCAGGGCGCGATCGTCGTCGGCATGGTGTCGACGCCGTTCAACGTCGAGCGCGCCCGCACAGTGAAAGCCGAGGAGGGGCTCGAACACCTCCGCGGCGAGGCCGACTCGATCATCGTCCTCGACAACAACCGACTGCTGGATTACGTTCCCAACCTGCCGATCGGGAAAGCGTTCTCGGTGATGGACCAGATCATCGCCGAGACGGTCAAGGGAATCTCCGAGACGATCACCCAGCCGTCGCTGATCAACCTGGACTACGCGGACATGTCCACGATCATGAATCAGGGCGGCGTCGCGGTGATGCTGGTCGGCGAGACCCAGGACAAAAACAAAACCCAGGAGGTCGTCAACGACGCGATGAACCATCCGCTCTTGGACGTGGATTATCGCGGCGCGTCCGGCGGGCTCGTCCACATCACGGGCGGCCCCGACCTCACGCTGAAGGAGGCCGAGGGCATCGCGGACAACATCACCGAACGGCTCGAGGCGAGCGCCAACGTGATCTGGGGTGCCCGGATCCAGGACGAGTACAAGGGCAAGGTCCGCGTCATGGCGATCATGACCGGCGTCCAGAGCGCGCAGGTGCTGGGCCCGTCCACGCAAAAGCAGGCCGACAAGTCCCGCGCGAGCATCGACGACGAGTCGTTCGACGCCGCCGACCGCGCGTCCTGGGAGTCCGACGGCGGACGCGAACCGCAGGAGACGAACAACGGTCTGGACGTCATCCGATAGCGTCGGGATCGAACGCAGTTTTCGTCTTTTTCAGACGCCCTCGACCGCCTCGAGCAGCCGGCATTTCCGACAGACGTCGCCGCTGGTCGAGGAGCCACAGCGCTCACACTCGGAGAGTTCCACGCGGTCACCCCCGGCGCCGCCGTATCGCTCGGCCGCGAGCGAGGCGAGCTCCTCGTAGCCCGAGAGGATCGAGTGGCGAGTTCCCGGGTGGTTCTCCTCGAGCTCCTGGAGCAGCGACTGGATCTCACCGCGGTACGCCTCGTTCGCGTGGGGACACTCGGTGATGTGGGCCGGCAGTTCGCGCAGGTGGGCGTACAGCGCAACCTCCTTTTCGGGGACGTCCCGGAGCGGCTTCGCCCGGGGGACGAACGTCTCCTGCTTCTCGCGCCGCTGCCGGTCGTCGACGTCGAGGGAGGTGCGTTCGTCGAACGGCCCCAGCGAGGCGTCGAAGTGTTTGGCGATCTGTCGGACGTCGCCCTCGAGGACGTTCATCATCGCGGTTTGCGCCTCGTCGTCGAGGTTGTGGCCCGTGAGTAGTTTGTCGGCATCGAGTTCCGCGGCGTACTTCTCCAGCAGATCCCGACGGAAGACCCCACAGTAGGCACACGGCGACATCCCCAGCGGGTCCTTCTCGGCGACGTCGTCCATCCGGACGTCGAACTCCTCCTCGTAGTGGACGACCTCGTGGCGGATCCCGAGTTGCTCGGTGAGATCCTGCGAGGCCGACAGCGACTCGTCGCGATAGCCGTCGATCCCCTCGTGAATCGTGAGCGCCAGCAGTTCGATTCGGGGGTCCTCGCTGAACGTCTCCGAGAGGATCTGGGTGAGCACGACGCTGTCTTTCC
The Halalkaliarchaeum desulfuricum DNA segment above includes these coding regions:
- the ncsA gene encoding tRNA 2-thiolation protein NcsA — protein: MECSKCDREAVMHAAYSGSHLCGEHFRRSVERRVRRRIREDGLVPDGATPEEPDRWLIGLSGGKDSVVLTQILSETFSEDPRIELLALTIHEGIDGYRDESLSASQDLTEQLGIRHEVVHYEEEFDVRMDDVAEKDPLGMSPCAYCGVFRRDLLEKYAAELDADKLLTGHNLDDEAQTAMMNVLEGDVRQIAKHFDASLGPFDERTSLDVDDRQRREKQETFVPRAKPLRDVPEKEVALYAHLRELPAHITECPHANEAYRGEIQSLLQELEENHPGTRHSILSGYEELASLAAERYGGAGGDRVELSECERCGSSTSGDVCRKCRLLEAVEGV
- a CDS encoding ribbon-helix-helix domain-containing protein, encoding MERVTLRIPKQQIEEVEQMVETGQFPNRSEAIRSAVREMINENDGEADSRRRNHNWAKV
- the ftsZ gene encoding cell division protein FtsZ translates to MQDIVKDAMENARIEQREMDDAMDDEDFGDPRIVIVGCGGAGNNTVNRLYNIGVDGADTVAINTDKQHLKMIEADTKILVGKSLTAGLGAGGDPDVGERATEMAQGTIKEVLGDADLVFVTAGMGGGTGTGAAPVVSKIAKDQGAIVVGMVSTPFNVERARTVKAEEGLEHLRGEADSIIVLDNNRLLDYVPNLPIGKAFSVMDQIIAETVKGISETITQPSLINLDYADMSTIMNQGGVAVMLVGETQDKNKTQEVVNDAMNHPLLDVDYRGASGGLVHITGGPDLTLKEAEGIADNITERLEASANVIWGARIQDEYKGKVRVMAIMTGVQSAQVLGPSTQKQADKSRASIDDESFDAADRASWESDGGREPQETNNGLDVIR